The proteins below are encoded in one region of Podarcis raffonei isolate rPodRaf1 chromosome 6, rPodRaf1.pri, whole genome shotgun sequence:
- the LOC128416749 gene encoding protein-glutamine gamma-glutamyltransferase E-like: MAAVPKIDWKRKANGSAHHTEQYPGTELVVRRAQLFYISLAFGGAAPAPGSLTFTVETGSTSALHEKTRVAFGISSAAPGGGSWGAVQDSPAASGSLNIAISSPASAAIGRYRLGIKTTAGASHLGTFVLLFNPWATGDDVFMGNDAERKEYVLSEFGVVFVGSASRISSFGWNFGQFQDGILDICLDILDRSLSYRKDPTADVRRRNDPKYVGRVLSAMVNSNDDRGVLQGNWSGNYSGGESPSSWNGSVAILRKWKDSGFRPVLYGQCWVFAGVLTTVLRCLGIAARMISNFNSAHDTDRSLTVDEYYDSSGNPLNIASDSVWNFHVWNEGWFVRPDLGSQFNGWQILDATPQERSTGIFQCGPASLTAIKEGDVDLNYDCPFVYAEVNADRVTWTYDTNTGKKTKVYSETKTIGQNTSTKAVGSYARQDVTNNYKYPEGSEKERAVFKKASEKLNLNTFNAISAKGPDAVNPNLSGTLKSKSPEPKVGQDVDLVFTLKNLASEARSLTAKMTAWSIVYNGKPIHEVWKDSLAVTLGPQEEKKFPLKISYAEYQQHLTPDNMIRATALCQLSEGTEAVVEGDITLSNPSVTLKVLGQAKVDQPLKVEVVFTNPLNEEVKDCVLQAEGSDLLAEKLKLDAPPLQAKQSTRLEFEVKPSKSGTKQLLVNFSCDKFQDIKAFEPINVSA, translated from the exons ATGGCTG CTGTGCCGAAGATTGACTGGAAGCGGAAAGCCAATGGCAGCGCGCACCACACCGAGCAGTACCCCGGCACCGAGCTGGTGGTGCGACGGGCACAACTTTTCTATATCTCTCTGGCCTTCGGCGGAGCAGCGCCAGCTCCAGGCAGCCTCACGTTCACCGTCGAAACAG GATCGACCTCTGCCCTGCACGAGAAGACCCGCGTGGCTTTTGGCATCTCCAGCGCCGCACCCGGCGGCGGCTCCTGGGGCGCCGTCCAGGACTCTCCGGCGGCTTCGGGCTCCCTGAACATCGCCATTTCCAGCCCTGCGAGTGCCGCCATCGGGCGCTACCGGCTGGGGATCAAAACAACCGCCGGCGCCTCCCACCTCGGCACCTTCGTGCTGCTCTTTAACCCCTGGGCGACAg GAGACGACGTCTTCATGGGCAACGACGCGGAGCGCAAGGAATACGTCCTCTCCGAGTTCGGCGTCGTCTTCGTGGGCAGCGCGAGCCGCATCTCCAGCTTCGGGTGGAACTTTGGCCAG TTTCAAGACGGCATTTTGGACATCTGCCTTGACATCCTAGACCGGAGCTTGAGCTACCGCAAGGACCCAACTGCTGACGTGCGCAGACGAAATGACCCCAAATACGTTGGGCGGGTGCTCAGCGCCATG GTCAACAGCAATGACGACAGAGGAGTCCTGCAAGGAAACTGGAGTGGGAATTACAGTGGTGGGGAGAGTCCAAGCAGCTGGAATGGAAGCGTGGCCATCTTGAGAAAATGGAAGGACTCGGGATTTAGACCTGTCCTGTATGGGCAGTGCTGGGTCTTTGCTGGAGTGCTGACTACAG TCCTCCGATGTCTGGGAATTGCAGCACGCATGATCTCCAATTTCAATTCTGCCCACGACACCGACAGAAGCCTGACTGTGGATGAGTACTATGACAGCTCTGGGAACCCCCTGAACATTGCCTCCGACAGTGTCTG GAACTTCCATGTCTGGAATGAAGGTTGGTTTGTCCGGCCGGACCTTGGCTCCCAGTTCAATGGGTGGCAAATTCTGGATGCAACTCCCCAGGAGAGGAGCACAG GCATCTTCCAGTGCGGTCCAGCTTCGCTGACGGCCATCAAGGAAGGAGATGTCGACCTGAACTACGATTGCCCCTTCGTCTATGCAGAGGTCAATGCCGACCGCGTCACCTGGACGTATGACACGAACACGGGAAAGAAAACAAAGGTCTACTCTGAGACCAAGACGATTGGCCAGAACACAAGCACCAAGGCCGTGGGCAGCTATGCCCGCCAGGATGTCACCAACAATTATAAATACCCAGAAG GCTCAGAGAAGGAAAGAGCCGTCTTCAAAAAGGCCAGTGAGAAGCTGAACCTGAACACGTTCAATGCCATATCTGCCAAGGGCCCGGACGCTGTgaacccaaacctctcagggactCTGAAGTCCAAGAGCCCTGAGCCAAAGGTTGGTCAGGATGTTGACTTGGTCTTCACCCTGAAGAACCTTGCCTCCGAGGCCAGGAGCCTGACGGCCAAGATGACCGCCTGGTCCATCGTCTACAATGGGAAGCCCATCCATGAAGTCTGGAAGGACTCTCTCGCAGTGACTCTGGGCCCGCAAGAAG AGAAAAAGTTTCCTCTCAAGATCTCATACGCTGAGTACCAGCAACACCTGACGCCAGACAACATGATTCGAGCCACAGCCTTGTGCCAGCTCTCAGAGGGAACCGAAGCCGTGGTGGAAGGAGACATCACGCTGAGCAACCCCTCCGTCACCTTGAAA gtgctgggacaggCGAAAGTGGACCAGCCGCTGAAGGTGGAGGTGGTCTTCACCAACCCTCTCAATGAAGAAGTGAAGGACTGTGTGCTGCAGGCAGAGGGCAGTGACTTGCTGGCAGAGAAGCTCAAGCTGGA CGCGCCACCCCTGCAGGCCAAGCAGAGCACCCGCCTCGAGTTCGAGGTCAAGCCCAGCAAGAGTGGGACGAAGCAGCTGCTGGTTAATTTCTCCTGTGACAAATTTCAAGACATCAAAGCCTTTGAGCCCATTAACGTCTCTGCCTGA